TTTGCTATCTTCCAAGATCCGAGTGGCAATCGTATCGGTTTATTACAATAGTAAGCACGGAGTGAATTCTAATGGGAAATCCAGTCGTACATTTTGAAATATCAGGCAGGGACGGTGAGGCGTTAAGCAGGTTCTACAGCTCCCTGTTTGGTTGGAATATTAGTTATAACACACACGGCATTTATAGCGTAGACCCAGAAGCGGAGAACGGCGTGGACGGACACATATTTTCGTCAACCGATGATATGTGTTCTGATAACGGTGTCACCATTTATATTCAGGTGGATGATCTCCATGCCGCGCTTGAGAAGGCAGAGAGTTGTGGAGGGCAGACACTTGTGCCGCCCCGTCCGATTCCGAGTGGCATGGGTTCGTTCGCACTGCTCCTCGATCCGAGCGGCAACTGCATCGGTTTGTATCAGCCTAAGGTGTAATTGTTGATAACGCTATGCTTACTCTGGCAATGTTCGCCGTTCCCGTCTCAAATGGAAAAATTAATTTGCATTCTGACAATAGATAATGTATAATTACTTAATATAAAATAATTCTATGTAAAGAAAGGATAAAATCCTAATGGGAAATCCAGTTGTACATTTTGAAATAGCTGGTAAAAATGGTGAATCGTTAAGTGAATTCTATTGTTCACTTTTTGATTGGAATTCTAACGGTAATGTTAATGGCGTTTATGACTTGGATCCAGCATCGGAGAATAAGGTATGTGGACACGTACTGCCGACAACCGACGATATGCCGTCTAACTATGTCACGATTTATGTGCAGGTTGACGACCTTCAGGCATCGCTTGAAAAGGCAGAAAGCCTCGGCGGCAAAACCTGTATGTCTCCCCAGGTTATTCCAGGGGGCATGGGTGCCTTCGCTATGTTTCTTGATCCAAGTGGTAACTGTGTTGGGTTGTACACCCCCAGCGATTGATTGTTAAAGACGTGCGTTCATTCTAATATGAAGCGCAGCTTTAACGTCAGGCTAACAAAAAACAAGGCGGTGAAACTCGGTTCACCGCCTTGTTTCTTGGGTTGTAGGGAAAATTTTATGTCAGCAGTGGTTTCAGCCAACGTCTCGCCGTTTCCATATCCATTCCGGTGCGTCCTGCGTAATCTGCAACCTGATCTTCGCCGATTCTCCCAATGCTGAAATACCGCGATTCTGGATGCGAATAGTACCACCCACTCACAGATGCCGCCGGAAACATCGCCAAACTCTCAGTGAGAGAAATGCTGGTGTTTTCGGAAACCTTCAACACATCGAACAACACCCGTTTTTGATTGTGGTCAGGACAGGCAGGGTATCCC
This genomic interval from Candidatus Poribacteria bacterium contains the following:
- a CDS encoding VOC family protein codes for the protein MGNPVVHFEISGRDGEALSRFYSSLFGWNISYNTHGIYSVDPEAENGVDGHIFSSTDDMCSDNGVTIYIQVDDLHAALEKAESCGGQTLVPPRPIPSGMGSFALLLDPSGNCIGLYQPKV
- a CDS encoding VOC family protein, which gives rise to MGNPVVHFEIAGKNGESLSEFYCSLFDWNSNGNVNGVYDLDPASENKVCGHVLPTTDDMPSNYVTIYVQVDDLQASLEKAESLGGKTCMSPQVIPGGMGAFAMFLDPSGNCVGLYTPSD